Proteins co-encoded in one uncultured Draconibacterium sp. genomic window:
- a CDS encoding M81 family metallopeptidase: MRRILFGLLITAFVFTLGCKKKKENKLPRVAIAGLAIESSTFSPAQSGIEAFQARRGDEIFTYYPFMDDTAATRIRAEWFPTLRGHALPGGIVTREAYETLVGETLDRLKENMPYDGLFFDIHGAMSVVGLDDPEGDFIERIRKVIGDDVLISTSMDLHGNVSERLAHYSDMITCYRMAPHEDAIESKKRALTNLLDRLENGLGKPKYKAWIPVPILLPGEKTSTRIEPGKSLYAKVAPAAAREGVIDAAIWVGYAWADEPRNHAVVMAYGDDKEAVTKSAEELAQAFWDVRNQFEFVAPVASLDECLNRAIAFKEKPFIISDMGDNPTAGGAGDVTWTLNEILQRKEFKKKNGPSLIYASIPGPDLVAKAVEAGIGETVTGMVGAEVDDRYCGPIELTGRVEAIKEGDRYAETEVVINVGSVDVIVTKKRKPYHHETDFTDLSLYPREADIVVVKIGYLVPELYNMRAGWLMALTPGGVDQDLERLGYKRINRPMFPLDKDMADPDLSARLIPLADE; this comes from the coding sequence ATGAGACGAATTCTTTTCGGATTATTGATTACAGCTTTTGTGTTTACCCTGGGTTGTAAGAAGAAAAAGGAAAACAAACTTCCGCGTGTTGCCATTGCCGGACTGGCCATTGAGTCAAGTACCTTTTCGCCGGCACAGTCGGGCATCGAAGCGTTTCAGGCGCGTCGTGGAGACGAGATATTTACTTATTATCCGTTTATGGACGATACTGCGGCCACTCGTATACGTGCCGAATGGTTTCCAACGTTGCGTGGTCATGCATTGCCCGGAGGAATTGTAACCCGCGAAGCTTACGAAACGCTGGTTGGAGAAACGCTGGATCGGTTAAAAGAAAATATGCCTTACGACGGATTGTTTTTTGATATTCATGGGGCAATGAGTGTGGTTGGTCTTGATGATCCGGAAGGAGATTTTATAGAACGTATTCGGAAAGTAATAGGAGATGATGTACTTATTTCTACATCGATGGATTTGCATGGAAATGTAAGCGAACGATTGGCACATTACAGCGATATGATTACCTGCTACCGGATGGCACCGCACGAAGATGCAATAGAATCGAAGAAACGTGCATTAACCAATTTACTCGACCGTTTGGAGAACGGTTTAGGTAAACCAAAATACAAAGCCTGGATCCCGGTACCGATATTGTTGCCCGGAGAAAAAACAAGTACCCGCATCGAGCCGGGAAAAAGTCTTTATGCTAAAGTTGCCCCGGCAGCAGCACGCGAAGGCGTAATTGATGCAGCCATTTGGGTAGGCTACGCATGGGCCGACGAGCCCCGCAATCATGCGGTGGTTATGGCCTACGGTGACGACAAAGAAGCCGTAACAAAATCGGCCGAAGAACTGGCGCAAGCTTTTTGGGATGTGCGAAATCAGTTTGAATTTGTGGCTCCGGTAGCCTCGTTGGATGAATGCCTCAACAGGGCAATTGCCTTTAAAGAAAAGCCCTTCATCATTAGCGATATGGGCGATAATCCTACGGCTGGTGGTGCGGGCGATGTTACCTGGACATTGAACGAAATACTTCAACGAAAAGAATTCAAAAAGAAAAACGGGCCATCATTAATTTATGCATCAATTCCCGGACCCGATTTGGTTGCTAAAGCTGTTGAAGCTGGTATTGGCGAAACAGTTACCGGTATGGTTGGTGCCGAGGTTGATGATCGTTATTGCGGGCCAATAGAATTAACAGGTAGGGTAGAAGCCATAAAAGAAGGCGATCGTTATGCCGAAACCGAGGTGGTAATAAATGTCGGGAGTGTTGATGTTATCGTGACAAAAAAACGAAAACCCTATCATCACGAAACTGATTTCACCGATTTGAGTCTGTATCCTCGCGAAGCGGATATTGTGGTAGTTAAAATTGGTTATCTGGTTCCTGAGCTCTATAATATGCGAGCCGGTTGGTTAATGGCACTTACTCCCGGAGGCGTTGATCAGGATTTGGAACGACTGGGATATAAACGAATTAATCGCCCCATGTTCCCGTTGGATAAAGACATGGCTGATCCCGATCTCTCAGCACGACTGATTCCCCTGGCTGATGAGTAA
- a CDS encoding family 16 glycoside hydrolase produces MRKLFFPVIILFVFTACQNKVSVGEWQPIFDGETLDGWEKAGENPESISIEDGMIKCAGERSHLFYNGDFKNFEFEAEIKAQEHSNSGIFIHTEYQEEGWPAKGYEIQVNNSYRGSAKYPERRKTGSIYNVRNIYYPLADDNEWFTMRIKVVANVVEIFVNDVKVNEYIEPENPWRWDGGENVQLSHGTFALQAHDPGSTTYYRNIRVKALPEAEPATPEVDEEWDTKVTKLMFAGFPLVDYHVHLKGGLTLDDLVENSQRLGVNYGVAPNCGLYFPVTDDKSLYAYMDEVKGSPTFKGMQAEGREWITLFSPEAVAKFDYVFTDAMTFTDKKGRRNRIWIPEEVWVDDKQQFMDDLVEKIEAIFSQEPVDIYVNPTVLPDELMPEYDQLWTKERMARVVKVLADNGIALEINARYKTPKAEMIKMAKEAGVKFSFGTNNVTKNLGELEYCFEMLEKCELTPTDMFEPKPNAEKPINVKGLSDKITG; encoded by the coding sequence ATGAGAAAGTTATTTTTCCCTGTAATTATTTTATTTGTTTTTACCGCTTGCCAGAATAAGGTTTCGGTGGGAGAGTGGCAACCCATTTTTGATGGCGAAACGCTGGATGGCTGGGAAAAAGCCGGCGAAAATCCAGAAAGCATAAGCATTGAAGACGGAATGATAAAATGTGCCGGAGAGCGTTCGCACCTGTTTTACAACGGCGATTTTAAAAACTTCGAATTTGAAGCTGAAATAAAAGCGCAGGAACATTCAAACTCAGGTATATTTATTCATACCGAATACCAGGAAGAAGGATGGCCGGCCAAAGGCTATGAAATACAAGTGAATAATTCTTATCGTGGCTCTGCTAAATATCCTGAGCGAAGAAAAACCGGAAGCATTTACAATGTCCGCAATATATATTACCCGCTGGCCGATGATAACGAGTGGTTTACCATGCGTATAAAAGTGGTGGCAAATGTTGTGGAAATTTTTGTGAACGATGTTAAAGTAAACGAATATATCGAGCCGGAAAATCCATGGAGATGGGATGGCGGAGAAAACGTTCAATTGAGTCATGGTACATTTGCTCTACAGGCCCATGATCCGGGCAGTACAACTTATTACCGGAATATTCGTGTAAAAGCCCTTCCTGAAGCAGAACCAGCAACGCCTGAAGTGGATGAAGAATGGGATACTAAAGTTACGAAGCTGATGTTTGCAGGTTTTCCGCTGGTGGATTACCACGTACACCTAAAAGGAGGTTTGACGCTTGACGATTTGGTGGAAAATTCGCAACGTTTGGGAGTAAATTACGGAGTTGCTCCAAATTGTGGTCTCTATTTTCCTGTAACCGATGATAAATCGTTGTATGCCTACATGGACGAAGTAAAAGGCAGTCCAACGTTTAAAGGTATGCAGGCTGAAGGTCGCGAATGGATCACTCTGTTTTCTCCGGAAGCTGTGGCAAAATTTGATTATGTATTTACCGATGCTATGACCTTTACCGATAAAAAAGGACGCCGAAACCGTATTTGGATTCCGGAAGAAGTATGGGTTGACGATAAACAGCAGTTTATGGACGATCTGGTAGAAAAGATTGAAGCAATTTTCTCGCAAGAGCCGGTTGATATTTATGTTAATCCAACAGTATTGCCGGATGAGTTGATGCCGGAATACGATCAACTATGGACAAAAGAACGTATGGCGCGCGTGGTAAAAGTTTTGGCTGATAACGGAATTGCTCTGGAAATAAATGCCCGTTACAAAACACCAAAAGCAGAAATGATAAAAATGGCTAAAGAAGCCGGTGTAAAGTTCTCATTCGGAACTAACAATGTAACCAAAAATCTTGGCGAGCTGGAGTATTGTTTCGAAATGCTGGAAAAGTGCGAACTAACACCAACCGATATGTTCGAACCCAAACCGAATGCAGAAAAACCAATAAACGTAAAAGGTTTATCCGATAAAATTACAGGATAA
- a CDS encoding cytidylate kinase-like family protein, whose protein sequence is MGNSLMSYLNSRMKEERPHEFDKESDAGPVITISREVGCNGLALAQQIAERFNKKLAKEPWNVLSKEIFYESAKELDLDPETVRQTLKKTEHYVFEEILKAFRDKRYKNEETIIKTVKEVVRTLAIEGHCVIVGRASHIITSDIKNALHIRLTAPLGYRINTIMANNKLNRNEAIAFIEKVEEERAAFRKALKENSLHEEFFDITINRGSFTNEQAVDLIEFAVERKGIFS, encoded by the coding sequence ATGGGAAATTCATTAATGAGCTATCTTAATAGCCGCATGAAAGAGGAAAGACCTCATGAATTCGACAAAGAGAGTGATGCAGGGCCGGTAATTACCATATCTCGTGAAGTGGGATGTAACGGTTTGGCTTTAGCACAACAAATTGCTGAACGATTCAATAAAAAACTCGCAAAGGAACCGTGGAATGTATTGAGTAAGGAAATTTTTTACGAAAGTGCAAAAGAGCTCGATCTTGATCCTGAAACAGTGCGACAAACCTTAAAAAAGACCGAACACTATGTTTTTGAAGAAATTCTAAAAGCCTTTCGGGATAAACGCTATAAAAATGAGGAAACAATTATTAAAACCGTAAAGGAAGTGGTACGCACACTAGCAATTGAAGGCCATTGTGTTATTGTTGGACGGGCAAGCCATATCATTACCAGCGACATTAAAAATGCACTTCATATCCGGTTAACAGCTCCGCTTGGGTATCGAATAAATACCATTATGGCGAATAATAAACTTAACCGAAACGAGGCGATTGCATTTATTGAAAAGGTTGAAGAAGAGCGGGCGGCATTTCGCAAAGCATTAAAAGAAAATAGTTTGCATGAAGAATTTTTTGATATTACCATAAACCGAGGATCTTTTACTAATGAACAGGCAGTTGACCTGATTGAATTTGCTGTTGAACGCAAAGGTATTTTCTCATGA
- a CDS encoding aminopeptidase P family protein yields MFDKNTYIVRRNRLKSKGLKGIGLLLGNGESPMNCLDNTYHFRQDSSFLYFFGLDFPGLAGVIDFESGDEYIFGDDVEIDDIIWMGPQVSLKDNAAKVGITKTAPFAKLFDIVKKAMDSNRKIHFLPPYRGENKILLEKLTGLSSLSVQNHASLELIKAIISIREIKEAQEVEEIKKACATGYQMHVAAMRMAQPGTWEQKIAGTMEGISFAGGGMVSFPIILSQNGETLHNHDHSQTLEKGRLMLCDAGAESLLHYASDFTRTTPVGGQFTSKQREVYEVVLAANNKATELTKPGVTYLSVHLAAAEVIASGLKELGLIKGDVKEAVEAGAHALFFPHGLGHMLGLDVHDMEDLGQIYVGYDDETRPMDQFGAAALRLGKRLKPGFVITNEPGCYFIPALIDKWQAEGINKDFINFDKVNEYRGFGGIRLEDDILVTETGSEIIGERIPIEPDEVEKIVQQG; encoded by the coding sequence ATGTTTGACAAAAATACTTATATCGTTCGTAGAAATAGATTGAAATCCAAAGGATTAAAAGGTATTGGGTTACTCCTGGGAAATGGAGAATCGCCAATGAATTGTTTGGACAACACCTATCATTTCCGTCAGGATAGTTCTTTTCTGTATTTCTTCGGACTTGACTTTCCCGGGCTGGCCGGAGTAATTGACTTTGAAAGTGGCGATGAATACATTTTTGGTGATGACGTTGAAATTGATGACATTATTTGGATGGGGCCGCAGGTTTCTTTAAAAGATAATGCCGCAAAAGTGGGAATAACCAAAACTGCGCCATTTGCAAAACTTTTCGATATCGTAAAAAAAGCAATGGATTCCAACCGTAAAATTCATTTCCTACCTCCATATCGGGGCGAGAATAAGATTTTGCTGGAGAAATTAACCGGACTTTCATCGTTGTCTGTTCAGAATCACGCATCGCTGGAATTGATAAAAGCCATTATTTCGATTCGGGAAATTAAAGAAGCACAAGAAGTAGAAGAAATAAAAAAAGCCTGTGCAACCGGTTACCAAATGCATGTAGCGGCAATGCGAATGGCGCAACCCGGAACCTGGGAGCAAAAAATTGCCGGAACGATGGAAGGCATTTCATTTGCTGGTGGCGGAATGGTATCATTTCCAATTATTCTTTCGCAAAACGGAGAAACATTGCACAACCACGATCATTCGCAAACGCTTGAAAAAGGCCGTTTAATGTTATGCGATGCTGGTGCCGAATCATTGCTCCATTACGCATCTGATTTTACACGAACAACTCCGGTTGGCGGGCAATTCACCAGCAAACAGCGCGAGGTTTATGAGGTTGTTTTGGCTGCAAATAATAAGGCTACCGAACTTACCAAACCGGGTGTTACCTATTTATCTGTTCATTTAGCTGCAGCCGAAGTAATTGCCAGTGGATTAAAAGAATTGGGACTGATAAAAGGTGACGTAAAAGAAGCGGTGGAAGCCGGGGCACATGCTCTGTTTTTTCCTCACGGTCTGGGGCACATGCTAGGATTGGATGTTCACGATATGGAAGATTTGGGACAGATTTATGTGGGTTACGATGATGAGACCCGTCCGATGGATCAGTTTGGGGCTGCTGCGTTGCGTTTGGGTAAACGTCTAAAACCGGGTTTTGTAATCACGAACGAACCGGGTTGCTATTTTATTCCGGCGCTGATTGACAAATGGCAGGCCGAAGGTATAAACAAAGACTTTATAAACTTTGATAAAGTAAACGAATACCGAGGTTTTGGAGGAATACGACTGGAAGACGATATTCTTGTTACCGAAACAGGTAGCGAAATAATAGGAGAGCGGATTCCAATTGAACCTGATGAAGTTGAAAAAATCGTTCAACAAGGATAA
- a CDS encoding DUF349 domain-containing protein, translated as MEPKDLKNSEELKRTENTDLENSEVKPTSEEAAKSDEPNIVENEKSVEPAEEKTAENPPIEPVEEPVKEEPKAELAEEPQSVSESESISNEESAVDSTEDSADTAEEKIAEETQPEPEIAAAETEQEQPSEGKAEKAEPVKAEKPEKREPVDYSKHSQVELVNALRDLLEGDNDINIKEEIDTIKAVFYKNLNENIEATKKKFIADGGAEEDFKPEDDPYEKDIKDLLKKYRHIRIEHNKQLESEKEENLQKKYDVIEKIKGLINNEESINKTFNDFRDLQREWREIGLVPQSKMKDLWDTYHFHVENFYDYIKINRELRDLDLKKNLEAKIKLCERAEELLVEEPSILKAFNTLQKYHEQWREIGPVPREQKDDIWERFKAATNKINKKHQEFFENRKVEQKKNLEAKTALCEKAEDIIKEEITNHKDWDEKSRELVELQKVWRTIGFAPRKDNNKIYERFRTACDAFFNAKRAFYAKNKEEQQNNLQLKTDLCVQAESLKDSEDWKKTTQDFINIQKKWKEIGAVPRKHSDVLWKRFRAACDFFFDKKSEHFSDVDTEQDDNLKLKEDLIKEVENFKPVDNVDENLESLKTFQRRWTEIGHVPFKKKDEIKVQFRDAINKLFDDLNLDNEKRNLLKFRNKMSSFSESSRGQNKMRMERDKYMNKMKQLENDLVLLDNNVGFFAKSKNAESLIEDVKKKIEVTRQKIELLKDKIRVIDEMDND; from the coding sequence ATGGAACCTAAAGATCTAAAAAACTCGGAAGAGTTAAAGCGTACGGAGAATACTGACCTTGAGAATTCTGAAGTTAAACCAACTTCGGAAGAAGCTGCAAAATCGGATGAGCCGAATATTGTTGAGAATGAAAAAAGTGTTGAACCAGCCGAGGAAAAAACAGCTGAAAATCCGCCGATAGAGCCTGTTGAAGAACCGGTGAAAGAAGAGCCAAAAGCTGAATTAGCAGAAGAACCTCAAAGTGTATCGGAATCCGAATCAATTTCGAACGAAGAAAGCGCAGTTGATTCAACTGAAGATTCGGCAGATACTGCTGAAGAAAAAATAGCAGAAGAAACACAACCGGAACCGGAAATTGCAGCAGCAGAAACGGAGCAGGAACAACCAAGCGAAGGTAAAGCCGAAAAAGCTGAGCCTGTAAAAGCCGAAAAACCGGAAAAAAGAGAACCGGTTGATTATTCAAAACATTCTCAGGTTGAGCTTGTAAATGCACTCCGCGACTTACTTGAAGGTGACAATGATATCAATATAAAAGAAGAAATCGACACCATTAAAGCGGTGTTTTATAAGAATCTGAACGAGAACATCGAGGCCACTAAAAAGAAATTTATTGCTGATGGCGGTGCCGAAGAAGATTTTAAACCGGAAGATGATCCTTACGAAAAAGACATTAAAGATCTGCTGAAAAAATACCGTCATATTCGTATTGAGCACAACAAACAACTGGAGAGTGAAAAAGAAGAAAATCTACAGAAAAAATATGATGTAATCGAAAAGATTAAAGGGCTGATCAATAACGAAGAATCAATCAATAAAACCTTTAATGATTTTCGTGATCTTCAAAGAGAATGGCGCGAAATTGGCTTGGTTCCGCAATCCAAAATGAAGGATCTGTGGGATACCTATCATTTTCATGTTGAGAATTTCTACGATTATATCAAAATCAACCGCGAATTGCGCGATCTGGATTTGAAGAAAAACCTTGAAGCAAAAATCAAACTTTGCGAAAGGGCAGAGGAGTTGTTGGTTGAAGAACCATCAATTCTGAAAGCATTTAATACGCTTCAGAAATACCACGAACAATGGCGTGAAATTGGTCCGGTGCCGCGCGAGCAAAAAGACGATATCTGGGAACGTTTTAAAGCGGCAACAAATAAAATCAATAAAAAGCACCAGGAATTCTTCGAGAATAGAAAAGTTGAGCAGAAGAAAAACCTGGAGGCCAAAACAGCACTTTGCGAAAAAGCTGAAGATATTATTAAGGAGGAAATTACTAATCATAAAGATTGGGACGAAAAATCAAGAGAACTTGTTGAATTACAAAAGGTTTGGCGCACAATTGGTTTTGCGCCACGAAAAGATAACAACAAAATATACGAGCGCTTCCGTACTGCTTGTGATGCATTTTTTAATGCTAAGCGCGCATTTTATGCTAAAAATAAAGAAGAGCAACAGAATAATCTACAGCTGAAAACAGATTTGTGTGTTCAGGCCGAGTCGCTGAAAGACAGTGAAGACTGGAAAAAGACTACGCAGGACTTTATAAATATCCAGAAAAAGTGGAAGGAAATTGGAGCGGTACCACGCAAACATTCCGATGTTTTATGGAAACGTTTCCGTGCTGCATGCGACTTTTTCTTCGATAAAAAATCAGAACATTTCTCCGATGTCGATACTGAACAGGATGATAATCTGAAATTGAAAGAAGACTTGATTAAAGAGGTAGAGAACTTTAAACCAGTTGACAATGTAGATGAAAATCTGGAGTCGCTTAAAACTTTCCAGCGTAGATGGACAGAAATTGGCCACGTTCCGTTTAAAAAGAAAGACGAAATTAAAGTACAGTTCAGAGATGCAATCAACAAACTATTCGACGATCTTAACCTGGATAATGAAAAACGTAACCTGTTGAAATTCCGAAATAAAATGTCGTCGTTCTCTGAATCATCACGTGGGCAAAACAAAATGCGCATGGAACGCGATAAGTATATGAATAAAATGAAGCAACTGGAAAACGACCTGGTGCTACTTGATAATAACGTTGGATTTTTTGCTAAATCGAAAAATGCAGAATCGCTGATTGAGGATGTGAAAAAGAAAATTGAAGTAACAAGACAAAAAATTGAATTACTAAAAGATAAGATCCGTGTTATTGATGAAATGGATAATGACTAA
- a CDS encoding Gfo/Idh/MocA family oxidoreductase has translation MKSKSHSSRRSFIKNTVLGTALVSTAPSIMGNSYSQQILLKTREFEPTLFSANDHVQLALIGAGIQGIYDTTSALRVPGVKLVAVCDLYTGRLQRAKELWGDDIFVTRDYREILNREDIDAVIIATPDHWHIKISTEALKAEKNVYCEKPMVQNFDEGHPLIQAWKQSGKVMQIGSQGMSSLGNEKAKQLYEDGAIGEIVMLDMFNDRYSAEGAWQYPIPPDANPDTVDYDTFLGRAPKVPFELKRFFRWRNYRDYGTGVAGDLFVHAFSTLHYVISSNGPERAQATGGLRYWDDGRDVPDVSITLYDFPRTNTHAAFNAAFRVNFIAGNGGGGGFRLVGTEGEMEIGSNRVKLIRSKLNMKPQGYSLIAYTEEMQKKIKEEYDMKFLNERKADLNIGETTYEAPADYKGAHYDHFYNFFQGIRGQQKIVEDPVFGLRAAGAALLANESYYKAKPVHWNPDTMKLV, from the coding sequence ATGAAAAGTAAAAGTCATTCATCGCGACGATCGTTTATAAAAAATACGGTCCTCGGAACAGCTCTTGTTTCCACCGCCCCATCAATTATGGGCAATTCCTACAGTCAGCAGATTTTATTGAAAACACGTGAGTTTGAACCAACTCTGTTTTCGGCTAACGACCATGTACAATTGGCATTGATAGGGGCCGGAATTCAGGGAATTTACGATACCACTTCTGCACTTCGGGTTCCCGGAGTGAAACTTGTTGCTGTCTGCGATTTATACACAGGACGTTTACAACGCGCAAAAGAGTTATGGGGCGACGACATTTTTGTAACCCGCGATTACCGCGAAATCCTCAACCGTGAGGATATTGATGCAGTTATCATTGCGACACCCGATCACTGGCATATAAAAATCAGTACCGAAGCGTTAAAGGCGGAAAAAAACGTTTATTGCGAAAAGCCCATGGTGCAGAACTTCGATGAAGGTCATCCACTGATTCAGGCATGGAAACAATCGGGGAAGGTTATGCAAATTGGAAGTCAGGGCATGTCGTCGCTGGGTAACGAAAAAGCAAAGCAGTTATACGAAGATGGTGCTATTGGCGAAATTGTAATGCTCGATATGTTTAATGATCGTTATTCGGCAGAAGGTGCATGGCAATATCCAATACCACCGGATGCCAATCCTGACACGGTGGATTACGATACTTTTTTGGGACGCGCACCCAAAGTGCCATTTGAGCTTAAACGTTTTTTCCGTTGGAGAAATTACAGGGATTATGGTACCGGAGTAGCCGGTGATTTGTTTGTACATGCATTTTCTACCTTACATTATGTAATCAGTTCAAACGGTCCGGAACGAGCTCAGGCAACAGGTGGTTTGCGCTACTGGGATGATGGACGAGACGTTCCCGATGTTTCGATCACACTTTACGATTTCCCGAGAACAAATACTCATGCCGCATTTAATGCTGCTTTCCGCGTGAATTTTATTGCAGGGAATGGTGGTGGAGGTGGTTTCCGACTTGTGGGAACTGAAGGCGAAATGGAAATCGGTTCGAATAGAGTAAAGCTAATCCGTTCGAAATTGAATATGAAACCTCAGGGGTATTCATTGATCGCTTACACGGAGGAAATGCAAAAGAAAATAAAGGAAGAGTATGACATGAAATTCCTCAACGAAAGAAAGGCTGATCTGAATATTGGCGAAACCACTTATGAGGCTCCTGCAGATTACAAAGGTGCGCATTACGATCATTTTTATAATTTCTTTCAGGGCATTCGCGGGCAGCAGAAAATTGTTGAAGATCCGGTATTCGGATTACGTGCAGCTGGTGCCGCGCTTCTGGCTAATGAAAGCTACTATAAGGCTAAACCGGTACATTGGAACCCGGATACGATGAAGTTAGTCTAA